One genomic segment of Arachis duranensis cultivar V14167 chromosome 4, aradu.V14167.gnm2.J7QH, whole genome shotgun sequence includes these proteins:
- the LOC107483119 gene encoding tubulin-folding cofactor E isoform X2: MQDSPDSSHGFRVGQRVHSSGDSRRIGTVKYVGPVEGYSGTWVGVDWDNGEGKHDGSVNGVQYFHAKSERSGSLVRAPNLSQGISLLEALEKRYRSKSTNDEEDEMYVLSTSNNRVSVQLVGKDKIQDKLSRFEELTNASLAYMGVSFPGIPDQINTTVPNMKELDLTGNLLSDWKDVGKICGQLPALQALNLSNNLMSPYKSELPPLESIRILVLNNTGVDWEQVELLRQSLTAIEELHLIGNNISRVLPMSSSFVQGFNSLRLLNLDDNCIAEWDEVMKLSQLRCLEQLYLNKNCLNSILYPDNGQQNELEATSYWPFQNLRCLLLGDNNIGDLVSVDSLNLFPNLVETRLSENPIADTTSGGVPRFVLIARLAKIKVFNGSEVTPRERKDSEIRYVRLVISRLHANAEEIKQHPRFSELKSLYGIEDERPSTGASGPQTIGSGFLSITLKCVGASMGEKQPLTKKLPATTTVGKLKFLCESFFKLKSLKLKLFLQEEGSPLPVLLDSDTSSLMDLGIGNESIILVDEEN, encoded by the exons ATGCAGGACTCCCCTGACTCAAGTCATGGATTCAGGGTGGGCCAACGAGTACATTCATCGGGTGATTCAAGAAGAATTGGTACAGTTAAGTATGTGGGGCCTGTAGAAGGCTATTCAGGCACGTGGGTTGGAGTTGACTGGGATAATGGAGAAGGCAAACATGATGGATCCGTCAATGGTGTCCAATACTTTCATGCAAAGTCTGAAAGATCGGGGTCATTGGTTCGTGCTCCGAATTTGAGCCAAGGGATTTCATTGCTTGAGGCTCTTGAAAAAAGATACCGAAGTAAATCAACTAATGATGAAGAGG ATGAAATGTATGTCCTTTCAACTAGCAACAATCGAGTATCTGTTCAACTTGTGGGTAaagataaaattcaagataaactAAGTCGATTTGAGGAGTTAACCAATGCATCATTGGCGTATATGGGTGTTAGTTTCCCTGGAATTCCAGACCAGATTAATACTACAGTCCCAA ATATGAAAGAACTTGACCTGACTGGGAACCTGCTTTCGGATTGGAAG GATGTTGGCAAAATTTGTGGTCAGTTACCTGCTCTGCAGGCTCTCAACTTATCTAACAACTTAATGTCACCATATAAATCAGAACTTCCACCACTAGAAAGCATCCGCATTCTAGTTTTAAATAATACTGGTGTAGATTGGGAGCAG GTTGAATTGCTTAGACAATCATTGACAGCTATTGAAGAGCTGCATCTTATCGGAAACAATATAAGCAGAGTACTG CCTATGTCATCCTCCTTTGTTCAAGGATTTAATTCTTTGCGTCTATTGAATTTGGATGATAATTGTATAGCTGAATGGGATGAAGTCATGAAGCTTTCTCAACTAAGATG TTTGGAACAGCTTTATTTGAACAAGAATTGTTTGAATTCTATCTTATATCCTGATAATGGCCAGCAGAATGAATTGGAAGCCACAAGCTATTGGCCCTTTCAAAATTTGCGCTGCCTTCTATTAG GTGATAACAACATCGGTGATCTGGTCTCTGTTGACTCGTTAAACTTGTTCCCTAACTTGGTG GAAACTAGGCTTTCTGAGAACCCAATAGCTGATACTACAAGTGGTGGagttccaagatttgttttgaTTGCTCGTTTAGCAAAAATCAAGGTGTTTAATGGAAGTGAG GTTACACCTCGTGAAAGGAAGGACTCTGAGATTAG GTATGTTCGACTTGTGATCTCGAGGTTGCATGCTAATGCTGAAGAAATCAAACAGCATCCCAG GTTTTCTGAGCTTAAGAGTTTGTATGGAATTGAGGATGAAAGACCGTCAACTGGAGCTTCAGGCCCACAAACCATAGGCTCAGGGTTCTTGT CTATCACTTTGAAATGTGTTGGAGCATCCATGGGTGAGAAGCAACCATTGACAAAGAAGCTGCCAGCAACGACTACG gTTGGTAAGCTGAAATTTCTCTGTGAGAGCTTTTTTAAGCTGAAGTCATTGAAGCTAAAGTTATTTCTTCAAGAAGAG GGCTCTCCATTACCTGTGCTGCTCGACAGCGACACATCATCTCTTATGGATCTTGGAATTGGCAATGAATCAATCATCCTTGTAGATGAAGAAAATTGA